TGGAGCAGGGCACTCTGCTTAGTATACCCCTTCTATTAGCCCTATGAAGGACCCACATCTGTTTTATTTCAATGTGAGCTGTGTAATTATTCACCAGCTGTAACTGCGGATCAGTCCTGACATTATTGCACATATATAGATGAGACAGTGCAGTTATGTCAAAGCTATTTAGGATTGTTATAAGaacattaaccattttataggTTAACAAGCTCAGCTTACATGGAAAAtattaaattaaaggggtattcccatctacaCCCCACTCTCGGCCACCTCTCTATTTGTTCTCTACCTGGATGCAGCGGTCAGCAGCCTACTTACCAAGCTGAGTAGGAGGGAATGATGGCCAGATGCTAATtctgcattgaaacgcgtagccagttTTATTAATAAATCATTCCTTTGTTACGTGACTATCTATTCCACGGTCTTATTTGACTTGAAGTGTAGCGACGCCGAAACAAGATCTGTTTTTCATTCCCTCCTACTCCACTATCCTTGCGGTGACCGGATGGCTCAACGCACTTAGGTCTTGGCAGCAGCACACATTGGAAATAACTCCTTTAATCCTGGTTCTGATCGCTCCCAGGTGAGAGCACTACTGTATATGTCCGATATACTTTTATCCATCTGTTTATTTGCACTAtgttggcgccgtgctttttgcttttatccCCATACTTACCAAGCTGGACAGGGTCGGGGGACaaccattctggagataggtgggacccacatctatcagacatttatagcatatcctatggatatgccataaatgtctaaaataggaatgcccctttaagaatttttttttccttttattttccaGGCCTATTTGCTTCTGGGACAGTTTCTTATCCTAAGGAAAGATTCAGATGACCTCTTTAAAGAATGGCTGAAGGATTCCTGTGGGGCCAACTCTCGGCAAGCAGAGTTGTGTTCTTCCTGTCTGAAGGAATGGTGTTCATCTTTCCTATGATTCTTTATTGTATGCACTTTTCTCCTGAGTCTTTTGTTCATGCTGACGTTTTTACCTGCAGTGTAACTACAATACATAAATGTTTATAGTTTTCTATGGAATAAAAGTAAAGATAAAAAAAGATCTCCTCCAAAGTTGTGCATCATCGTAATTGCAAAACGCCAAGCTACTTCTAAACTCCATTTTTAGTACATAAATACTCTTGGTTATAGTGATAATACTGGATAGAAGAGGCATGCATTTTATTGACTGAAAAAGTGATGAAGGGTGTGAGACTGTCCGTGGGCAAATATTTGACATTATGTATTGTATAAAGTATGTCTAAGTACAAGTGATGGCGGCACTGCTGCTGCCCTTCATTGAGATTTCAGGTCTTaaattatattagaaaattgcataacCAGTTTTATTAACAtatcaacttttctacgccagttttcttgcgtagaaaagtcgcaaactgCTCATAAGTTGCAAATATTTAACCCAAAATATTGTGACTTTTGGCCCATTTCCGATGCGATCaccacttttctaaaaagtgtgcAGATTATTAGTAAAAGGGGCATGGCCCAATGCATTTGCTATAATGTATGCCAAAAATCTACGCCAGTGCCATACTGCTATAGATTTCTCTCAGTGGCACATGGGCAGCCAaagttgcaacaaatttattaagaggcgtgcgtctcttgagggtatgctcacacggcttattttcggccgaaaaatcggaagcagaacgcctccaaacatctgcctattgatttcaatgggaaaacggcattctgttccgacgggccgtttgtttgtgcggccgttttgaaaaacgaccgcgtaaaaaaacggccacaaaaaaagaagtgcaggtcacttcttcagccgattttggagccgttttataTAGACTCTATaggaaaacagccgtaaaaacgccgcaaaaaatgctgcgaaaatcgtgagtggcttaaaaaaacggctgaaaatgaggagctgttttcccttgaaaacagcgccgtattttcagacgtttttttattttgtgtgtgaacataaccttatacaTTTGTTGCATATTACTCCAGCCTATTTGCTATTAAGAGTCACATTTGAAATGACACTCTATAAATTCCCCCTTTTgtgtttctatttttttaaattttcagccACTTCACCAAAAAGGAAATTGCGAAGACGTTGCTAAAGGAACTGTGGTAGCGAGGTCTGTGGTGGCAACCTCCTTGTTGAGGTTTCTCC
This genomic stretch from Rhinoderma darwinii isolate aRhiDar2 chromosome 4, aRhiDar2.hap1, whole genome shotgun sequence harbors:
- the LOC142761292 gene encoding barrier-to-autointegration factor-like protein codes for the protein MSHTSQKHRDFVSEPMGDKPITTLSGIGEVLGGKLEDLGFDKAYLLLGQFLILRKDSDDLFKEWLKDSCGANSRQAELCSSCLKEWCSSFL